In a genomic window of Platichthys flesus chromosome 24, fPlaFle2.1, whole genome shotgun sequence:
- the LOC133949668 gene encoding transcription factor 7-like isoform X3: MRRLFSEAKHSSVHPLIPLLLYSDRHFPPSSPYNQPIGSSGPRQADTHSRTHACYHSNGATGHQAVKKPLNAFMLYMKEMRHTVLQEGRERESAAINRILGRRWNALSRSEQSKYYDLAQKERLLHMQLYPGWSARDNYGQRKRKQSQQRSGSFSGWEYNSNKVKFDNLDSDIWPSGHMT, translated from the exons ATGAGACGCTTATTTTCTGAGGCCAAACAT tcGTCGGTCCATCCTCTCATTCCTCTCCTGCTCTACAGCGACAGAcatttccctccatcctccccgTACAATCAGCCAATCGGTTCATCCGGTCCCCGACAGGCAGACACCCACTCCAGGACACACGCCTGTTACCACAGCAATGGGGCTACTGG GCACCAGGCGGTGAAGAAGCCTCTGAACGCCTTCATGCTCTACATGAAGGAGATGAGACACACAGTGCTGCAGgagggacgagagagagagagcgccgCCATCAACCGCATCCTGGGACGCAGG tgGAACGCTCTATCTCGCTCCGAACAGTCCAAATATTACGATCTGGCCCAGAAGGAGCGACTCCTCCACATGCAGCTCTATCCCGGATGGTCGGCCAGAGACAACTAC ggtcagaggaagaggaagcagagtCAGCAGCGCTCAGGAAGCTTCTCAGGGTGGGAATACAattcaaataaagtaaaatttgacaat CTGGACTCTGACATCTGGCCGAGTGGACATATGACTTGA
- the LOC133949653 gene encoding aminoacyl tRNA synthase complex-interacting multifunctional protein 1-like — MDNTSNIFNPSLAAALMKLDPEDGEQIMEYLQTQALLTREKALLQASVREQKKLLVENGKLKKDIEQLRVQLQEKQRRRIAKTLFSSAPPTPNQGPAPPTPVNPAVTPTGASVPPSSSSHEQRARQGRRRRGERKAPATCDALSLRVEPRVDVSRLDLRVGRILSIRSHPLVESMSIQEVDVGDNAPRRVVSKLGEKTQLEELQDGLAVLLCNVKACKLRGVVSQARLLCCSTSDDCIELLAPPTGSVPGDRVTFLNFPGDSDRELQSKERVWELLQPDLRVDNRGVANYKGCGFEVKGKGLCRAPSLTNCTIK; from the exons ATGGACAACACCAGCAACATCTTTAACCCCAG CCTGGCAGCAGCGCTCATGAAGCTGGATCCAGAGGATGGTGAGCAGATCATGGAGTATTTACAAACTCAGGCTCTGCTGACCAGAGAGAAAGCAC TTCTGCAGGCGTCGGTCCGAGAGCAGAAGAAGCTGCTGGTGGAAAATGGCAAACTGAAGAAAGACATCGAGCAGCTCAGagttcagctgcaggagaaacaacGGAGACGCATCG ccaagACTCTGTTCTCCTCAGCCCCGCCTACTCCAAACCAAGGCCCAGCCCCCCCAACACCTGTCAATCCAGCGGTCACTCCCACAGGAGCATCagtccccccctcctcttcctcacatgAGCAGAGAGCgaggcaggggaggaggagaagaggggagaggaaag ctcctgcCACCTGTGACGCTCTCTCTCTGAGGGTGGAGCCTCGCGTTGACGTGTCACGACTTGACCTGAGGGTGGGGCGGATCCTGAGCATCCGCAGTCACCCATTGGTCGAGTCCATGTCCATCCAGGAAGTGGACGTGGGAGATAACGCCCCCCGGAGGGTCGTCAGCAAActgggagagaaaacacaactggAGGAG ctccaggaCGGACTCGCTGTGTTGCTCTGTAACGTGAAGGCCTGTAAGCTGAGGGGCGTGGTCTCCCAGGCTCGCCTCCTCTGTTGCTCCACCTCTGACGACTGCATAGAACTACTAGCCCCGCCCACAGGCTCCGTACCTGGTGACAGAGTCACCTTCCTCAACTTCCCCG GTGACTCGGACAGAGAGCTGCAGTCCAAAGAGAGGGTTTGGGAGCTCCTTCAGCCCGACCTGCGGGTGGACAACAGGGGCGTGGCCAACTATAAAGGCTGTGGGTTCGAGGTGAAGGGGAAAGGGCTGTGCCGGGCCCCCTCCCTCACCAACTGCACCATCAAATAG
- the LOC133949645 gene encoding phosphatidylcholine:ceramide cholinephosphotransferase 2-like, which produces MASELIQDSDDDRPHVEVNVETTNPPTPPPPPAKVSNGNLTPHAPSPTPPTDEQSRKSKQGCSNLSSRFQQSQLIHTLSNGLKRHCDYVKISVIEEPADRLPKEWWKTAVAFLYALFNLFFTTVVITIVHERVPDKSVSPPLPDKFFDYVDRVPWAFTVTEVNGLILVGLWMVQWLFLEHKAIIGRRCFFLIGTLYMYRCVTMYITTLPVPGKHMVCAPKLYNDSTGKIWRILRLISGGGLSMTGSHLMCGDFLYSGHTVMLTLSYLFIKEYSHRWMWWYHGICWLLSASGVICILIGHEHYSIDVVIAYFATTRVFWWYHTMANTHALRGVPNNYLSRTWWNPIFNFLERNVKTTVPIVFSCPVALPSFCRQSYSIVEGGRGE; this is translated from the exons ATGGCATCAGAACTGATCCAGGACAGCGACGATGATCGCCCTCATGTGGAAGTTAATGTAGAGACAACAAATCcccctactcctcctcctcctcctgcaaagGTCTCAAACGGCAACCTGACCCCCCATGCCCCCTCACCGACGCCCCCTACTGACGAGCAGAGCCGCAAAAGCAAACAGGGCTGCAGCAACCTGAGCAGCCGATTCCAGCAGAGCCAGCTGATCCACACTCTGAGCAACGGACTAAAGCGACATTGCGACTACGTCAAGATCTCGGTGATAGAGGAGCCGGCCGACCGCCTTCCGAAGGAGTGGTGGAAGACGGCCGTGGCGTTCCTCTACGCCCTGTTCAACCTCTTCTTCACCACCGTGGTCATCACCATCGTCCACGAGAGGGTGCCGGACAAGTCTGTGAGCCCGCCGCTGCCCGACAAGTTCTTCGACTACGTGGACCGAGTGCCCTGGGCGTTCACCGTCACAGAGGTCAACGGGTTGATCCTCGTCGGACTATGGATGGTGCAGTGGCTCTTCCTCGAACACAA AGCTATCATTGGTCGTCGTTGTTTCTTCCTCATCGGGACTCTCTACATGTATCGCTGTGTCACCATGTACATCACCACCCTGCCCGTACCTGGAAAACACATGGTGTGCGCTCcaaag cTTTACAACGACTCAACAGGGAAAATCTGGAGGATCTTGAGGCTGATCTCAGGAGGAG GTCTCTCGATGACGGGCTCTCACCTGATGTGTGGAGACTTCCTGTACAGCGGCCACACCGTCATGTTGACTCTGTCCTACCTCTTCATCAAAGAGT ACTCCCATCGGTGGATGTGGTGGTATCACGGCATCTGCTGGCTGCTCAGCGCCAGCGGAGTGATCTGCATCTTGATTGGTCACGAGCATTACAGCATCGACGTGGTGATTGCATACTTCGCCACCACCAGGGTCTTCTGGTGGTACCACACCATGGCTAACACACAT GCGCTGCGTGGGGTTCCAAACAACTACCTGTCACGGACGTGGTGGAACCCGATATTCAACTTTCTGGAGAGGAACGTCAAGACGACAGTTCCCATCGTGTTCTCGTGCCCGGTGGCGCTGCCGTCGTTCTGCCGACAGAGTTACAGCAtagtggagggggggaggggggagtga
- the LOC133949668 gene encoding transcription factor 7-like isoform X2: protein MEQISGMALMKENSAAATCEKSRVFDWCPQQQYLYLTSGGRNNTTHNQTTAAVRSSVHPLIPLLLYSDRHFPPSSPYNQPIGSSGPRQADTHSRTHACYHSNGATGHQAVKKPLNAFMLYMKEMRHTVLQEGRERESAAINRILGRRWNALSRSEQSKYYDLAQKERLLHMQLYPGWSARDNYGQRKRKQSQQRSGSFSGWEYNSNKVKFDNLDSDIWPSGHMT, encoded by the exons ATGGAGCAGATTTCAGGG ATGGCGCTGATGAAAGAAAACTCAGCTGCAGCAACATGCG AAAAATCTCGAGTGTTCGACTGGTGTCCACAGCAGCAGTACCTTTATCTGACCAGCGGGGGGCGAAACAACACGACCCACAATCAGACCACTGCtgctgtgaga tcGTCGGTCCATCCTCTCATTCCTCTCCTGCTCTACAGCGACAGAcatttccctccatcctccccgTACAATCAGCCAATCGGTTCATCCGGTCCCCGACAGGCAGACACCCACTCCAGGACACACGCCTGTTACCACAGCAATGGGGCTACTGG GCACCAGGCGGTGAAGAAGCCTCTGAACGCCTTCATGCTCTACATGAAGGAGATGAGACACACAGTGCTGCAGgagggacgagagagagagagcgccgCCATCAACCGCATCCTGGGACGCAGG tgGAACGCTCTATCTCGCTCCGAACAGTCCAAATATTACGATCTGGCCCAGAAGGAGCGACTCCTCCACATGCAGCTCTATCCCGGATGGTCGGCCAGAGACAACTAC ggtcagaggaagaggaagcagagtCAGCAGCGCTCAGGAAGCTTCTCAGGGTGGGAATACAattcaaataaagtaaaatttgacaat CTGGACTCTGACATCTGGCCGAGTGGACATATGACTTGA
- the LOC133949668 gene encoding transcription factor 7-like isoform X1, whose protein sequence is MEQISGQMALMKENSAAATCEKSRVFDWCPQQQYLYLTSGGRNNTTHNQTTAAVRSSVHPLIPLLLYSDRHFPPSSPYNQPIGSSGPRQADTHSRTHACYHSNGATGHQAVKKPLNAFMLYMKEMRHTVLQEGRERESAAINRILGRRWNALSRSEQSKYYDLAQKERLLHMQLYPGWSARDNYGQRKRKQSQQRSGSFSGWEYNSNKVKFDNLDSDIWPSGHMT, encoded by the exons ATGGAGCAGATTTCAGGG CAGATGGCGCTGATGAAAGAAAACTCAGCTGCAGCAACATGCG AAAAATCTCGAGTGTTCGACTGGTGTCCACAGCAGCAGTACCTTTATCTGACCAGCGGGGGGCGAAACAACACGACCCACAATCAGACCACTGCtgctgtgaga tcGTCGGTCCATCCTCTCATTCCTCTCCTGCTCTACAGCGACAGAcatttccctccatcctccccgTACAATCAGCCAATCGGTTCATCCGGTCCCCGACAGGCAGACACCCACTCCAGGACACACGCCTGTTACCACAGCAATGGGGCTACTGG GCACCAGGCGGTGAAGAAGCCTCTGAACGCCTTCATGCTCTACATGAAGGAGATGAGACACACAGTGCTGCAGgagggacgagagagagagagcgccgCCATCAACCGCATCCTGGGACGCAGG tgGAACGCTCTATCTCGCTCCGAACAGTCCAAATATTACGATCTGGCCCAGAAGGAGCGACTCCTCCACATGCAGCTCTATCCCGGATGGTCGGCCAGAGACAACTAC ggtcagaggaagaggaagcagagtCAGCAGCGCTCAGGAAGCTTCTCAGGGTGGGAATACAattcaaataaagtaaaatttgacaat CTGGACTCTGACATCTGGCCGAGTGGACATATGACTTGA
- the LOC133949664 gene encoding GTPase IMAP family member GIMD1-like: MDFIADRSRRGNSLVTLLSGWNHRHDNERKVLTLNVLLLGDQQSGRSSVGNALIGGHEFQTSTFIPGVSLTTEFQVLSRNFPRYFRRQGAESDLTLRVIDTSPLPPHPQSVHELCPEGVHVLVVVVRADRSHEDTHVEKHGERLFGPEWRRHALLIITHADYLEKAGLHPSVYLSQTSDWLKALSNEAAGGVLFLGNSCDWPLIRGQPLRDGVLRLSAGNHHRAVKVRTEFTL; encoded by the exons ATGGATTTCATCGCCGATCGAAGTCGCCGTGGCAACAGCCTTGTTACTTTGCTCAGCGGGTGGAATCATCGTCACGACAACGAGCGGAAAGTGCTGACATTGAATGTGCTGTTGCTTGGTGACCAGCAGAGTGGGAGGAGCTCTGTGGGGAACGCCCTGATTG GTGGACACGAGTTTCAGACAAGCACCTTCATCCCTGGTGTTTCCCTGACGACAGAGTTTCAGGTTCTCAGCAGAAATTTCCCGCGTTATTTCAGACGACAGGGGGCGGAGTCAGACCTCACGTTGAGAGTGATTGACACGTCACCTCTGCCGCCCCACCCGCAGAGTGTGCACGAGCTCTGTCCTGAGGGCGTGCACGTACTTGTGGTCGTGGTGAGAGCTGACCggtcacatgaagacacacatgTGGAGAAACATGGGGAG cgTCTCTTCGGACCAGAGTGGCGTCGTCACGCCTTACTCATTATCACACATGCTGATTACCTGGAGAAGGCGGGACTTCACCCCTCTGTCTACCTATCGCAgacctctgattggctgaaagcTCTGTCCAATGAGGCAGCGGGTGGAGTCTTGTTCCTGGGCAACAGCTGCGATTGGCCCTTGATCAGAGGACAGCCGCTGAGAGATGGAGTACTCCGCCTCTCAGCTGGAAACCATCACAGAGCTGTGAAGGTCAGGACAGAGTTCACACTCTGA
- the LOC133949625 gene encoding NLR family CARD domain-containing protein 3-like produces MKMAPGVSEEEEEEEEEDEAQCLKSEKSMGEPMHFQRPEFPCSSQRTESLVSCDFPPGFSPEPQSCTKLRTNDQYNEWCEAEEEQRGPQTLSRTQKDELEQEVLDEHKLRVRRRCEHVTEGTDETGSRTLLNRIYTELHITEGQSEEVNTQHEVRQLETASKMKSLHDTPIKVHDIFKASTDKQSSIRVVLTNGVAGVGKTFLVQKFTLDWAEGLENQDVGLLTVFSFRELNLVKDQQHSLLTLLHVFHPALQKLTAETLAVCKPLFIFDGLDESRPSLDFNHRELVSEVTQRSSVNVLLTNLIRGNLLPSALVWITSRPAAANQIPPACVDRVTEVGGFTEAQKEEFFRRRFSDEELCSRIISHIKTSRSLHIMCQIPVFCWTSATALEHMLTTDQRGELPKTLTDLYSHFLLVQTKRKNNKYVKGNETSHQQLAEADRDVLLKLGRLAFEHLEEGNIMFDQEDLERCGLNVTEASVYSGVCTEIFSRECVIFQKSVYCFVHLSVQEFLAAIYIFHCHLHKDEKLESFLGTLWGSCDPSLDEFLRKAIDKSLKSRNGHLDLLVRFLHGLSLESNQRLLRGLLGQTENCPESFQKAIVNLKEMSTYDISPDRSINIFHCLMEMNDHSIHQEIHDPSIHL; encoded by the exons atgaagaTGGCTCCAGGAgtcagtgaagaagaggaggaggaggaggaggaagatgaagctCAGTGCCTGAAGAGTGAGAAATCGATGGGAGAACCCATGCACTTCCAAAGACCTga ATTTCCCTGTTCGAGCCAGAGGACAGAGTCACTGGTGTCATGTGATTTCCCTCCAGGTTTCAGTCCCGAGCCTCAGTCATGTACAAA actGAGGACAAATGACCAGTACAACGAGTGGTgtgaagctgaggaggagcaacGAGGACCACAGACGCTCAGTCGGACACAAA AGGatgagctggagcaggaggttttagatgaacataagctcagagtgaggaggagatgtgaacatgtgactgaaggaactgatgaaacaggaagtagaaccctcctcaacaggatctacactgagctccacatcacagagggacagagtgaagaggttaatactcaacatgaggtgaggcagcttgagacggcttccaagatGAAGAGCCTCCacgacactcccatcaaggtccacgacatctttaaagcctccactgacaagcagagcagcatcagagtcgtcctgaccaacggcgtcgctggcgttggaaaaaccttcttggtgcagaagttcactctggactgggcagagggtttagagaaccaggatgtgggtctgctgactgtgttttccttcagggagctgaacctggtgaaggaccagcagcacagtcttctcacgctgctccatgttttccatccagcgttacagaagctcacggcagagacgctcgctgtctgtaaacctttgttcatctttgacggcctggatgaaagcagaccttctctggacttcaaccacagggagcttgtgtctgaggtcacacagaggtcatcagtcaacgtgctgctgacaaacctcatccgggggaatctgcttccctcggctctcgtctggataacctccagacctgcggcggccaatcagatccctcctgctTGTGTggacagggtcacagaagtaggaggcttcactgaggcccagaaggaggagttcttcaggaggagattcagtgatgaagagctgtgcagcagaatcatctcacacatcaagacgtccaggagcctccacatcatgtgtcaaatcccagtcttctgctggacCAGTGCTACAgctctggagcacatgttgaccacagaccagagaggagagctgcccaagaccctgaccgacctgtactcacacttcctgctggttcagacaaagaggaagaacaacaagtatgttaaaggaaatgaaacaaGTCACCAGCAGCTGGcggaggctgacagggacgttctcctgaagctggggaggctggcgtttgaacatctggaggaaggaaacatcatgttcgaccaagaagacctggagcggtgtggtcttaatgtcacagaggcctcggtgtactcaggagtttgtactgagatcttcagcagagagtgtgtgatcttccagaaatcagtctactgctttgtccatctgagcgttcaggagtttctggctgcgATTTATATTTTCCATTGTCACTTACACAAGGATGAGAAGCTGGAGAGTTTCCTGGGAACTCTCTGGGGTAGCTGCGACCCGTCCCTGGATGAATTCCTGAGGAAAGCAATAGATAAATCACTGAAGAGCAGAAATGGCCACCTGGATCTTCTCGTTCGCTTTCTCCATGGTCTCTCGTTGGAGTCGAATCAGAGACTCTTGAGGGGCCTGCTGGGTCAGACAGAGAACTGTCCAGAGAGCTTCCAGAAAGCAATCGTCAACCTGAAGGAGATGAGCACCTACGATATCTCTCCTGACAggagcatcaacatcttccactgtctgatgGAGATGAATGACCACTCCATTCATCAGGAGATCCAcgaccccagcatccacctgtag
- the LOC133950301 gene encoding dickkopf-related protein 2-like has protein sequence MVVMLVLVLSAWSRGGEARVRLNSIRTVILREGHALPVNRSTWEPSLDLTLYQCMSDLECSEGSYCHAPSKGPAHSRCQTCHRRKKRCHRDGMCCPGNRCSNNICVPDVDSFITQTIPGSDGGLSLLSKKKGWKKRGRVDMKGTSGKGQVGDPCLRSTDCSDSLCCARHFWTRICKPVLREGQVCTRHRRKRNHGLELFQRCPCADGLGCRTLREPGAKPSSSLLSSSSSLLAAAAKSKFASAPSHHSSPRSALSPSTSLSSTKSSSLSAVAKTRLHVCQKD, from the exons ATGGTGGTGATGCTCGTGCTCGTGCTGTCGGCGTGGTCTCGAGGCGGGGAGGCGCGTGTCCGGCTCAACTCCATCAGGACGGTGATCCTGAGGGAAGGGCACGCGCTGCCGGTGAACCGGAGCACGTGGGAGCCGAGTCTGGACCTGACG ctcTACCAGTGCATGAGCGACCTGGAGTGCAGCGAGGGCAGCTACTGCCACGCCCCCAGCAAAGGCCCCGCCCACTCACGGTGCCAGACCTGTCACAGGAGGAAGAAACGCTGCCATAGGGATGGAATGTGTTGCCCCGGAAACCGCTGCAGCAACA ATATCTGTGTCCCTGACGTCGACAGTTTTATAACTCAGACGATCCCAGGCTCTGACGGAGGTTTGAGTCTGCTGTCCAAAAAGAAaggatggaagaagagaggaagagtggaCATGAAAGGGACAAGCGGTAAAG gtcagGTCGGGGATCCTTGTCTGCGCTCGACCGACTGCTCGGACAGTTTGTGCTGCGCCCGACACTTCTGGACCCGCATCTGCAAGCCGGTGTTGAGGGAGGGACAAGTTTGCACGAGACACCGACGGAAACGGAACCACGGCCTGGAGCTGTTCCAGCGATGCCCGTGTGCTGACGGGCTGGGCTGCCGGACGCTGCGAGAGCCCGGCGCCAAGCCTTCATCGTCGCTGTTGTCTTCCTCATCATCGCTCCTGGCGGCGGCGGCGAAGTCCAAGTTTGCATCTGCTCCTTCCCACCACTCGTCTCCTCGCTCGGCCTTGTCGCCTTCGACCTCTTTGTCGTCAACAAAGTCGTCGTCGCTGTCAGCCGTGGCAAAAACCAGACTTCATGTTTGTCAGAAGGACTGA